From a single Candidatus Methanoperedens sp. genomic region:
- a CDS encoding PBECR2 nuclease fold domain-containing protein, whose product MIAITDVSGKSIHLTEKRLEHILKRQEMQGQLERIKETLADPDIIKESNQDSSVWLFYRFYTRTPVTEKYLLVAAKLLYDAGFLITAFYTDRIKTGATIWEK is encoded by the coding sequence TTGATTGCGATAACCGATGTGTCTGGTAAGTCTATTCATTTAACTGAAAAAAGATTAGAGCACATTTTAAAAAGGCAAGAAATGCAAGGGCAACTTGAACGAATCAAAGAAACATTAGCAGACCCTGATATCATAAAAGAGAGTAATCAAGATAGCTCTGTCTGGCTTTTTTATCGCTTTTATACGAGAACGCCTGTAACGGAAAAGTATTTACTCGTTGCGGCAAAATTACTCTATGACGCCGGATTCCTAATAACTGCATTCTATACAGACAGGATTAAGACAGGTGCAACAATATGGGAAAAATGA
- a CDS encoding homoserine kinase has translation MDHLKVRVPATSANLGAGFDVFGIALEVPFDIIEVEKSKRTEIIVTGRDSKQVPLDPRKNTAGIVASALGKPVKITIHRDIPLSSGLGSSAAPAAGVAFAMNEIYGLGLSKEELVQIAAQGEKAVSGAPHADNVAPAIYGGFVIVHNNNIISLNPENIGIVALHPDIVVSTRRARAILPKKISLPDISFNTGSAASMVVGMMKSDIRLIGESMENRVIEKIRSKLITGYTQVKKSALRAGSAGVTISGSGPTMIAVCRMDERENIAEAMAQAFSKKRIKSEAFITTIGRGIEIIE, from the coding sequence ATGGATCACCTGAAAGTCAGGGTTCCCGCCACTTCCGCCAATCTCGGCGCGGGCTTTGATGTATTCGGCATCGCATTAGAAGTTCCTTTCGACATAATAGAAGTTGAAAAAAGCAAAAGGACAGAGATAATAGTCACTGGAAGGGACTCGAAGCAGGTACCCCTTGACCCGCGAAAGAATACTGCTGGAATTGTTGCCTCAGCTCTTGGAAAACCTGTAAAAATCACTATACACAGGGACATTCCCCTCTCAAGTGGGCTTGGAAGCAGCGCTGCGCCCGCTGCAGGAGTGGCGTTTGCAATGAACGAGATTTATGGTCTCGGGCTTTCAAAGGAAGAACTTGTCCAGATAGCAGCGCAGGGAGAGAAAGCAGTTTCAGGAGCACCTCATGCAGATAACGTGGCACCTGCCATCTACGGCGGCTTTGTGATAGTTCATAATAACAACATAATCTCTCTTAATCCTGAAAATATAGGCATAGTTGCACTTCATCCCGACATAGTTGTCAGCACGCGGAGAGCCCGTGCCATCCTGCCCAAAAAAATTTCACTTCCTGATATTTCCTTTAATACAGGAAGCGCCGCGTCTATGGTTGTGGGCATGATGAAAAGCGATATAAGGCTCATAGGAGAAAGCATGGAGAACAGGGTGATCGAAAAGATACGCTCAAAACTTATCACTGGATATACACAGGTCAAGAAAAGCGCGCTTCGTGCCGGGTCGGCTGGAGTAACAATAAGCGGTTCTGGACCGACTATGATTGCAGTTTGCAGGATGGATGAAAGGGAAAATATCGCAGAGGCTATGGCACAGGCTTTTTCGAAGAAACGCATCAAGAGCGAGGCTTTTATCACCACAATCGGAAGAGGGATAGAAATTATAGAATGA
- a CDS encoding adenosine-specific kinase produces the protein MNHALADSVTISAEQSKNLIYEAKIYHRTEIRINTKKPIITSGETMELKSVKIIAPPDTNLILGQTHFIKSAEDLYEALITSCPGIKFGLAFCEASGKCLVRSDGNDEELIKAAQDNALAIGCGHSFLVFMRDAYPVNVLNAVKNVQEVCNIFCATANPVEVAIAETRQGRGILGVIDGEKPKGIESAGDKEERKSFLRTIGYKR, from the coding sequence TTGAACCACGCCCTCGCTGATTCGGTAACTATCAGCGCCGAACAGTCTAAAAATCTGATATACGAGGCAAAAATTTACCATAGAACTGAAATAAGGATAAATACCAAAAAACCAATAATAACCTCGGGAGAAACTATGGAACTAAAATCTGTAAAAATCATTGCGCCGCCTGACACAAACCTGATTCTCGGGCAAACTCATTTCATCAAAAGCGCTGAGGATTTATACGAAGCCCTCATCACCTCCTGTCCTGGCATCAAATTCGGGCTTGCGTTCTGCGAAGCCTCAGGCAAGTGCCTTGTCAGGAGCGATGGAAACGACGAGGAACTGATAAAAGCAGCCCAGGATAATGCCCTTGCCATCGGATGCGGTCACAGCTTTCTGGTATTCATGAGGGACGCCTATCCAGTAAATGTCCTGAATGCAGTAAAAAACGTACAGGAAGTATGCAATATATTCTGCGCCACCGCAAATCCTGTCGAGGTCGCCATAGCAGAAACACGACAGGGAAGGGGTATACTCGGCGTAATAGATGGCGAAAAACCGAAAGGCATTGAGAGCGCAGGGGATAAAGAAGAAAGAAAATCCTTCCTCCGTACCATCGGCTATAAGAGATAA
- a CDS encoding type II toxin-antitoxin system HicB family antitoxin has translation MKEDIKYEMVVYWSEDDDAYIVEVPELPGCMADGRTYEEAIKNTLTVIKEWIETAMELGREIPKPRGRLIYA, from the coding sequence ATGAAAGAGGATATAAAATACGAAATGGTCGTATATTGGAGCGAAGATGACGACGCCTACATCGTGGAAGTACCCGAACTTCCCGGTTGCATGGCAGACGGCAGGACTTACGAGGAAGCGATAAAAAACACTCTCACTGTGATAAAAGAATGGATAGAAACTGCTATGGAGCTTGGAAGGGAAATCCCAAAACCCAGAGGCAGGCTGATATACGCTTAG
- a CDS encoding methanogenesis marker 7 protein, with translation MLEPVMYVGGVYKHNQLVELVEDLGGYILQKNVMQTEVVLLMLVPINDTAIVEAKAKELLGKLTRAPLTGSEIATVAPTLAYHHLPHLDCDVAEFLRKQGAKTNMIGLARGVGKRICQLTSYERDLINEHDLAVFVLGNYEHCIIEKSKRLYEGIEIPIVVTGAPELRTEDVPNATAYVGSFGRILHHMRHSEELRTLDKLAEVIGKALDNVRLELAKDPPSVAPPRIKKEIEEQIPEIVDSLHPLPITIQMNGARVKLPYEEYHERIENIRFVEGVTMKEVAQVLPSKMRNFILIKALPKSETGFVI, from the coding sequence ATGCTTGAGCCTGTGATGTACGTGGGAGGGGTTTACAAGCACAACCAGCTTGTGGAACTGGTGGAAGACCTGGGGGGCTATATCCTCCAGAAGAATGTGATGCAGACCGAAGTTGTCCTGCTGATGCTCGTCCCGATAAACGATACGGCGATTGTCGAGGCTAAGGCAAAAGAGCTTCTGGGAAAGCTTACAAGAGCTCCCCTTACCGGAAGCGAGATTGCAACGGTTGCGCCTACGCTTGCATACCATCATCTTCCCCATCTTGACTGCGATGTGGCAGAGTTCCTTCGAAAGCAGGGCGCAAAGACCAACATGATCGGACTGGCAAGGGGCGTTGGAAAGAGGATATGCCAGCTTACTTCGTATGAAAGAGACCTTATCAACGAGCACGACCTTGCGGTTTTTGTTCTGGGGAATTACGAGCACTGCATCATCGAGAAGTCAAAGAGGCTCTACGAAGGGATAGAGATACCCATCGTGGTCACGGGCGCGCCTGAACTCAGGACCGAGGATGTCCCGAATGCAACAGCATACGTGGGGAGCTTTGGCAGAATCCTGCATCACATGCGCCATTCCGAGGAGCTCCGGACGCTGGATAAGCTTGCAGAGGTCATAGGGAAGGCACTGGACAATGTGAGGCTGGAACTTGCGAAGGACCCGCCTTCGGTTGCGCCGCCGCGCATCAAGAAGGAAATAGAGGAGCAGATACCCGAGATTGTGGACAGCCTGCATCCATTACCAATCACGATACAGATGAACGGAGCAAGGGTGAAGCTGCCGTATGAGGAGTACCATGAGAGGATAGAGAATATCAGGTTTGTGGAAGGGGTTACGATGAAGGAGGTGGCGCAGGTGCTTCCTTCGAAGATGAGGAATTTTATATTGATAAAGGCGCTGCCGAAGTCAGAGACGGGGTTTGTGATATGA
- a CDS encoding methanogenesis marker 17 protein, whose product MEELETIVVESPDATGAKTTRTLIQDTLSDLALNRVIEKLKVFVDPVEPVFIFAALLRLGTPAIKLKDFAKVEMGSLGKDEVKIELQREAYTVKLLNKLWERYGKENIEQPDKKIIVVKTDPIKEVDVLGELVIDEPRQEVLDRLIDAIALRIIPEGFRVRKHELSSSHVLFVASEDTLKPEWLAKAKDILESLRREEHA is encoded by the coding sequence ATGGAAGAGCTTGAGACAATTGTTGTGGAATCCCCGGATGCCACCGGCGCAAAGACAACCCGTACCCTTATACAGGACACGCTCTCAGACCTTGCCCTGAACCGGGTTATAGAAAAATTAAAAGTTTTTGTTGACCCTGTTGAGCCTGTTTTTATATTTGCAGCGCTTCTGCGCTTAGGGACGCCTGCAATCAAGCTCAAGGATTTCGCCAAGGTGGAGATGGGGTCGCTTGGCAAGGATGAGGTGAAGATAGAACTGCAGAGGGAAGCATACACGGTGAAACTGCTCAATAAGCTCTGGGAGAGATACGGCAAGGAGAATATCGAGCAGCCGGATAAAAAAATCATCGTCGTAAAAACCGACCCCATAAAAGAGGTGGATGTGCTGGGTGAGCTTGTAATCGATGAACCCAGGCAGGAAGTACTTGACAGGCTTATTGATGCCATCGCGCTTCGCATTATTCCCGAAGGCTTCAGGGTCAGAAAACATGAGCTTTCAAGCTCGCATGTTCTTTTTGTGGCTTCGGAGGATACGCTTAAACCCGAGTGGCTCGCGAAAGCAAAGGACATACTGGAGTCGCTTCGGAGGGAAGAACATGCTTGA
- a CDS encoding methanogenesis marker 15 protein: MSSTENPVRIAQLSCGAEYSGIQKEIDSAVKQVNAVMVYPEVDIAEIEAIEEEFGLKVASPDLKLMMARAKSIVTGKVHVDAVFVATCFRCAEAALVRSEVRRYIHEKTGIPVISYSFTERTTAGTLLTRMEALTTTARRKSLLAREKQSGLTAGIDSGSTTTKAVVMKDNQIIGKGWVPTIKVIDSAEEAYTAALKEAGVKREEIQALGTTGYGRFLIGEHFKADLVQEEITVNSKGAVYLAGKQKGTATVLDIGGMDNKAISVIDGIPGMFTMGGICAGASGRFLEMTAKRLGVSITELGALAMKGKAEKVKMNSYCIVFGIQSLVNSLAAGSAPEDVAAAACHSVAEQLFEQQLQEIDVKEPVIMCGGTALIEGLPRAVEELLKVKVIVPDNAQYIGAVGAALLVSGFINPRV; encoded by the coding sequence ATAAGCTCCACTGAAAATCCTGTGAGGATAGCCCAGCTTTCATGCGGCGCTGAATACAGCGGTATACAGAAAGAAATCGATTCCGCGGTCAAGCAGGTCAACGCTGTCATGGTTTATCCTGAAGTGGATATTGCAGAAATCGAAGCTATCGAGGAAGAGTTCGGGCTTAAAGTTGCAAGTCCCGACCTGAAGCTCATGATGGCGCGGGCAAAATCCATTGTGACAGGCAAGGTGCATGTTGATGCCGTGTTCGTTGCAACGTGCTTCAGGTGTGCAGAAGCCGCCCTTGTGAGGAGCGAGGTGCGCCGGTATATCCATGAAAAAACAGGTATTCCTGTGATAAGCTATTCATTCACTGAAAGAACAACAGCTGGTACCCTTCTTACAAGAATGGAAGCTCTTACCACGACTGCGCGGCGAAAGAGTCTCCTTGCAAGGGAGAAGCAGAGCGGTCTGACAGCAGGCATTGACTCAGGCTCAACAACCACAAAAGCCGTTGTCATGAAGGACAATCAGATAATAGGAAAAGGCTGGGTTCCCACGATAAAAGTGATTGACAGCGCTGAGGAAGCTTATACCGCAGCATTGAAAGAGGCAGGCGTCAAGCGTGAAGAAATCCAGGCTCTTGGAACAACGGGTTACGGGCGCTTCCTCATAGGAGAACACTTCAAGGCAGACCTTGTCCAGGAAGAAATCACTGTAAACTCAAAAGGTGCGGTATATCTTGCCGGCAAACAAAAAGGAACCGCTACTGTTCTTGATATCGGGGGAATGGACAACAAGGCGATATCCGTCATAGACGGCATTCCAGGCATGTTCACGATGGGAGGCATCTGCGCAGGTGCGTCCGGGAGGTTCCTTGAAATGACTGCAAAAAGGCTGGGAGTGAGCATCACCGAACTTGGTGCCCTGGCAATGAAAGGAAAGGCTGAGAAAGTTAAAATGAACAGCTACTGCATCGTCTTTGGTATTCAGTCGCTTGTTAATTCACTTGCTGCCGGAAGTGCGCCCGAGGATGTCGCGGCAGCCGCATGCCACAGCGTGGCAGAGCAGTTATTCGAACAGCAGCTTCAGGAAATCGATGTGAAAGAACCTGTAATTATGTGCGGGGGTACCGCTCTCATTGAAGGTTTGCCAAGAGCGGTTGAGGAACTGCTTAAAGTGAAGGTCATAGTTCCTGATAATGCGCAGTATATAGGGGCTGTTGGAGCAGCCTTGCTGGTATCAGGATTTATAAATCCCCGCGTTTAA
- a CDS encoding methanogenesis marker 5 protein, translated as MKVFIYPTNSLILSDLVERFGHEPLAIMAEIGKKVRSQGLDSPPINITPEDPKFGLKYAAVEVPSGVRGRMSLLDPLIQNADAAIIVRDPVVSFGCMGCARTNELVNFLIRAKKIPSLELDYPATEEDAKEFVYKISEFLKSLKPSEEKK; from the coding sequence ATGAAGGTTTTTATTTATCCCACGAACAGTCTTATTCTTTCAGACCTGGTTGAGCGCTTTGGTCATGAACCCCTTGCGATAATGGCGGAAATCGGGAAAAAAGTCAGATCGCAGGGGCTTGATTCGCCTCCCATCAACATCACGCCTGAAGACCCGAAATTCGGGTTGAAATACGCTGCCGTGGAAGTGCCGTCCGGCGTCAGGGGCAGAATGTCGCTGCTTGACCCTCTTATCCAGAATGCAGACGCAGCCATCATAGTGCGCGACCCTGTGGTTTCGTTTGGATGCATGGGATGCGCAAGGACGAATGAGCTTGTCAATTTCCTCATCAGGGCAAAGAAAATCCCGTCGCTGGAATTGGATTATCCAGCAACCGAGGAGGATGCAAAGGAATTTGTATATAAAATCTCAGAATTCCTCAAATCCTTAAAACCCTCGGAGGAAAAGAAATGA
- a CDS encoding methanogenesis marker 6 protein — protein MDTITKMVVINSTKVLPSDVVIKLYESNADVMIKETCFGVMVSGERSVVEALLGSIRTMDPYGIFIKERGLSPGEPYRCRATRRGGARPGFHNLESENKLLPHIASALRALDKGEIPRLKQKMKKLDIEKLKSIIKETEVSQ, from the coding sequence ATGGACACCATAACAAAGATGGTAGTGATCAATTCCACAAAAGTACTGCCGAGCGATGTTGTTATCAAGCTGTATGAATCGAATGCAGACGTGATGATCAAGGAAACATGTTTTGGAGTTATGGTATCGGGAGAACGTTCGGTTGTGGAGGCGCTTCTTGGCAGCATTCGTACAATGGATCCTTACGGCATCTTCATCAAAGAGCGCGGCTTGTCGCCGGGCGAACCTTACCGCTGCCGTGCGACAAGGCGAGGAGGAGCAAGACCGGGATTCCACAATCTTGAGAGCGAGAACAAATTGTTGCCTCATATCGCTTCGGCGCTTCGGGCACTGGATAAAGGTGAAATTCCCAGACTAAAACAAAAAATGAAAAAACTCGATATAGAGAAACTTAAAAGTATAATAAAAGAAACAGAGGTATCGCAATGA
- a CDS encoding methanogenesis marker 3 protein: MISIEINGQKLEVNGDASLRDVIERSSAFYIPDTTIGILKAGTKKEEATPEYKITTTKGEFRIELLGDSTLWNKFNHIFLNVNAHWETRNSIAFGPVETDIVPQRAEQKYNRYDVFFGTGGYDAKNTYLMFAKEKHISDYGSPKDAVIAKVISGRSIIAKLKQGDVLIKIEPVIKWETLLDKISTTDTNIKIEDGMKIFTYFKVDLVNESPEGAEHFLALIRNKIFNVDTFSNSFISDNALTGEGCPYEHWDARSEGAVVSRTDGLGNGRVYIYKEDRTSSAVHSVVGHVSQGIELIKIAQMGSRLAVLSNPERVMILGMSFVDAEKLLSVRELKLEKRGYTGEDALIVEQEPDNTIGIIGAGGVTALGVKSDKIINVRFYDDLAPKTLDFFRHSLRLKDRPLGPLPVFYTYENTYLFRSEKEAEAYKEINPENIPKTKVNAGEIGVTNQAAKRYGMIGVKLVDDPKYGPTGEKFECTNIIGKVLEPQRLKGINAGEIIYIREVS; encoded by the coding sequence GTGATCTCAATAGAGATTAATGGGCAAAAATTAGAAGTTAACGGGGATGCAAGCCTGAGGGATGTCATTGAACGAAGTTCGGCTTTTTATATTCCGGACACAACAATCGGCATCCTGAAAGCAGGTACGAAAAAGGAAGAAGCTACCCCTGAGTATAAAATAACCACTACAAAAGGCGAGTTCAGGATAGAACTGCTCGGCGATTCCACGCTCTGGAATAAATTCAATCATATTTTTCTTAATGTAAATGCACACTGGGAAACCAGAAACTCTATTGCATTCGGTCCTGTCGAAACAGATATAGTCCCCCAGAGGGCAGAGCAAAAATATAACCGATACGATGTTTTTTTTGGAACAGGCGGGTATGATGCAAAAAATACCTACCTCATGTTTGCAAAGGAGAAGCATATCTCAGACTACGGCAGTCCGAAGGATGCGGTTATTGCAAAGGTTATAAGCGGCAGGAGCATTATCGCAAAGCTCAAACAGGGAGACGTTCTGATCAAAATTGAACCTGTGATAAAATGGGAAACCCTTCTTGATAAGATTTCCACCACGGATACGAATATCAAAATTGAAGACGGGATGAAAATTTTTACTTATTTTAAAGTTGATCTGGTAAATGAGTCCCCTGAGGGCGCAGAACATTTTCTTGCACTTATAAGGAACAAAATATTCAACGTGGATACCTTCTCAAACTCCTTCATTTCCGATAATGCTTTAACTGGCGAGGGATGTCCATACGAACACTGGGATGCCAGATCCGAAGGCGCAGTTGTCAGTCGCACCGACGGTCTGGGGAACGGACGGGTATATATCTACAAAGAAGACAGGACATCAAGCGCAGTCCACAGCGTGGTCGGGCATGTTTCGCAGGGAATCGAACTTATAAAGATCGCACAGATGGGAAGCAGGCTTGCTGTTCTCTCCAATCCTGAACGGGTAATGATCCTGGGAATGAGCTTTGTGGATGCGGAAAAGCTCCTGAGTGTAAGGGAATTGAAACTTGAGAAAAGAGGTTATACAGGCGAGGATGCGCTTATCGTGGAACAGGAGCCTGATAATACAATCGGAATAATAGGGGCAGGCGGGGTCACGGCTCTTGGTGTAAAATCCGATAAGATTATCAATGTCAGGTTTTATGATGACCTTGCACCAAAGACACTTGACTTCTTCAGGCATTCTCTGCGTCTGAAAGACCGCCCTCTGGGTCCTTTACCTGTGTTCTACACATACGAAAACACATACCTTTTCAGGTCTGAAAAAGAAGCTGAGGCTTATAAGGAGATAAACCCCGAGAATATCCCAAAGACCAAAGTCAATGCCGGTGAAATCGGTGTAACCAATCAGGCAGCAAAGCGTTACGGCATGATAGGGGTTAAGCTTGTTGATGATCCAAAGTATGGACCCACGGGTGAGAAGTTCGAATGCACGAACATAATCGGAAAGGTGCTTGAACCCCAGCGCCTCAAGGGGATAAATGCCGGTGAAATTATTTACATAAGAGAGGTTTCGTAA
- the atwA gene encoding methyl coenzyme M reductase system, component A2, with the protein MTPFIEIKNLRVGFDGVDVLKDIDLEMKEGEILGILGKSSAGKSILMHVLRGVEAFDDISGSVIYHLAICSKCGYIDLPSKAGSACPKCSAVFEKLEADFVKLPIHDPLRKEITRRIAIMLQRTFALYGDERVIVNVMNALQEIDELGPNAIHKAADLLDQVNLSNRMMHIARELSGGEKQRVVLARQLVKSPILLLADEPTGTLDPKTAELVHETILNATKNFKMGLIITSHWPHVIEKLSHRALWLDEGKIIMVGDPADIASAFMKEVGSIGEQEEVKIGQPIIRAHDLHMTYFSLDRGIVRAVNEISFDVKEGEIFGIIGVSGAGKTTTSKIISGLLKPTKGSIDVRIGDEWIDMTQPGPDKKGRATKYVGVLHQEYSLYPHRNVIDNLTEAIGLDLPFELGERKAIQTLMTAGYTEKKAKEILTKMPDELSEGERHRVAMAQVLIKEPRILVFDEPTGTMDPVTKIEVAKSILHARKELGETFVIVSHDMDFVSQVCDRAALMRLGKIVDIGETDAVLSKLSEKEREEALEGIVKELK; encoded by the coding sequence ATGACGCCATTTATCGAAATAAAAAACCTTCGGGTTGGGTTTGATGGAGTTGATGTTCTTAAGGATATTGACCTTGAAATGAAAGAAGGAGAGATTCTTGGGATATTGGGAAAGAGCAGCGCGGGGAAATCGATTCTCATGCATGTGCTAAGAGGTGTGGAAGCTTTTGATGACATCTCAGGAAGCGTAATATATCATCTTGCAATATGCAGTAAATGCGGATATATCGACCTTCCAAGCAAGGCAGGGTCAGCCTGTCCCAAATGCAGTGCGGTTTTCGAGAAACTTGAGGCTGATTTCGTAAAATTGCCAATTCATGACCCGCTCAGAAAAGAAATAACCAGGAGAATTGCCATCATGCTGCAGAGGACGTTTGCGCTGTACGGCGATGAGAGGGTTATTGTGAATGTCATGAACGCGCTTCAGGAGATCGATGAGCTCGGTCCCAACGCCATCCACAAGGCTGCTGATCTGCTCGACCAGGTGAATCTTTCCAACAGGATGATGCATATTGCAAGGGAACTCTCAGGCGGCGAAAAACAGCGCGTTGTCCTCGCAAGGCAGCTTGTCAAAAGCCCGATTCTATTATTGGCAGATGAGCCCACAGGTACGCTTGATCCCAAGACTGCGGAACTTGTGCATGAAACCATATTAAATGCTACCAAGAATTTCAAGATGGGACTCATTATCACGTCCCACTGGCCGCATGTAATCGAGAAGCTTTCACATCGTGCGCTGTGGCTTGATGAAGGGAAAATCATAATGGTGGGGGATCCAGCCGATATCGCCTCTGCGTTTATGAAAGAAGTGGGTTCGATAGGGGAACAGGAAGAGGTGAAAATAGGACAGCCTATTATCCGTGCGCATGATCTGCATATGACCTATTTCTCTCTTGACAGGGGCATAGTAAGGGCTGTCAATGAAATCAGTTTCGATGTGAAGGAAGGGGAAATATTCGGGATAATAGGTGTGAGCGGAGCGGGTAAAACCACGACATCCAAGATTATTTCAGGATTGCTCAAGCCAACAAAGGGTTCTATTGATGTCAGAATCGGGGACGAGTGGATAGACATGACACAGCCAGGTCCGGATAAGAAAGGGCGGGCTACCAAGTACGTCGGTGTACTCCATCAGGAATACAGCCTTTATCCCCACAGGAATGTTATCGATAACCTGACCGAAGCCATAGGGCTTGATCTGCCTTTCGAACTGGGTGAAAGAAAGGCTATCCAGACATTGATGACCGCGGGCTATACAGAGAAAAAAGCAAAGGAAATTCTTACAAAAATGCCGGATGAACTGAGCGAGGGAGAAAGGCACAGAGTTGCGATGGCTCAGGTACTAATCAAAGAGCCAAGAATACTTGTTTTCGACGAGCCTACAGGAACAATGGACCCGGTCACGAAAATAGAAGTTGCAAAGTCTATTCTCCATGCCAGAAAAGAACTTGGAGAGACGTTTGTCATAGTATCGCATGACATGGATTTTGTATCGCAGGTATGCGACAGGGCAGCGCTTATGCGTCTTGGTAAGATTGTGGATATAGGGGAAACTGACGCTGTTTTATCAAAACTTTCCGAGAAGGAGCGGGAGGAAGCTCTGGAAGGAATAGTTAAAGAACTGAAATAA
- a CDS encoding ribose-phosphate diphosphokinase: MNIIGGSASQLLAGRVSEVLNSALLVSEFRRFPDGELYTRILDDFAGEEVTIIQSTVNDLDFISLLQLIDACSEASKINVVIPYMGYARQNKQFRKGEPISARAMAGAIKADNVFTVNIHAESILDYFDAKATNLDATPMIGKYIKNMKFKDPLIIAPDDGAIALARNASKDLGIDYDFLDKTRLSGETVAIQPKNIAVKGRDVIIIDDIISTGGTMAETISLLKNQGAHEVFAACVHPVFSNNAIAKLFKAGVKGIIATDTIDKGVSVVSVAPVIAEAIGNT, from the coding sequence TTGAATATCATTGGCGGTTCTGCCTCGCAGTTGCTTGCAGGAAGAGTTTCAGAGGTGCTGAATTCCGCTCTCTTGGTGAGCGAATTCAGGAGATTTCCCGATGGAGAACTGTATACACGTATCCTGGATGATTTTGCTGGTGAAGAGGTTACAATAATCCAGAGCACTGTGAATGATTTGGATTTTATCTCCCTGCTGCAGTTGATCGACGCCTGCAGCGAGGCTTCGAAAATTAATGTGGTAATCCCTTACATGGGCTATGCACGCCAGAATAAACAGTTCAGGAAAGGCGAACCCATAAGCGCACGCGCGATGGCAGGAGCGATAAAAGCTGATAACGTTTTTACAGTCAATATCCATGCCGAAAGCATACTTGACTATTTCGATGCAAAAGCAACGAATCTTGATGCAACTCCGATGATAGGTAAATATATAAAAAATATGAAATTCAAAGATCCTCTTATAATTGCGCCTGATGACGGCGCCATTGCCCTTGCACGGAATGCATCAAAGGATCTGGGTATTGATTACGATTTCCTGGATAAGACGCGTCTGAGCGGCGAGACCGTGGCAATCCAGCCCAAGAATATCGCGGTCAAAGGACGGGATGTTATCATCATCGATGATATTATTTCAACAGGGGGAACGATGGCAGAAACAATATCATTGCTTAAAAATCAGGGGGCTCATGAAGTATTTGCCGCCTGCGTTCATCCTGTTTTTTCAAACAATGCCATTGCAAAGTTATTCAAGGCAGGCGTGAAGGGAATCATAGCCACGGATACCATAGATAAAGGCGTGAGTGTTGTGAGTGTGGCTCCTGTGATTGCAGAGGCGATAGGGAATACCTGA
- a CDS encoding winged helix-turn-helix domain-containing protein, whose protein sequence is MLHDSGFLTQKDIARETYLPTRTVRYALNRLKEEKILQERFYFQDARQSLYGLNVAPEVPTG, encoded by the coding sequence GTGCTGCACGACAGCGGCTTTTTGACACAGAAGGATATTGCGAGGGAAACCTATCTTCCTACAAGAACAGTTAGATACGCCCTGAACAGACTGAAAGAAGAAAAAATATTGCAGGAGCGCTTCTATTTCCAGGATGCGCGCCAGAGCCTGTACGGGCTGAACGTTGCCCCGGAGGTGCCGACTGGATAG